The nucleotide window CGGCTCACGATGCTAGTCTGAATGTTCCTTGCCTTGTCCCATCGTCGGAGATGgctggaggagagagaacagagagaattCTGGGGGAGAAAATGAGATTTTCGGAACttttgggatttatgaaaaaatccagaattttcttatatttatagaattttccccaaatttcaatcgctcataacttcctcatacgaactccgattttcgcgttccacatgtccacgaacttgtatcgacgcgctctacaactttcgtgaaggaagttctcacataatctaaacgtataaaaagtcaaacttcgtaaccccctaaaacgtgcacttcgaataattattcatccgaaaataattccactccaccctcgaaccacgaaatcgtacaaacgaacactttattaatcccaagaaacatttaggaattaataacaaattttcgAGGTCTTACAGCTCTTGCTGCTCAAACACAACAGGTGGACCGATTGACAGAGTTAGTGCAAGGTCTCGTTGCTCGGCTAGACAAAGGAGAGAACGTCAATGTAAGTCTTCAACATTAAGTTActgttttcagttttcagttttGTTCATGCTATTTATCTCATTTAATTGGTCAAataattattgttttgtttgctgTTATTTAAGGAAAACACAAGTCTGCAACATTCTGTTAATTGGGTTGCACAGAGAAAACGAAAAGAGAATCTGAACTGTTCTAGTGATATAGCACAAAGCAAGCAGAAAGATGCAAGTGTTATAAGTTCTAACAGGGAGAGGGGCAGTAGGGagcaaatcaaagaaaataCCTACGGAAAGGAGCCACATTTGGGAAATGGTAGACCAAAAAAGAGCCAAAAGACAGATGCAGCGGAAAAAGTGTACTTGCTAAGTTGGTTtgctaaagaagaagaagtcgttGCTAGTGGTGGCATTTTGTCAAAAGATCCAGAAGCTTTGGTGCATCATGTGCCTCTAGGCCatgattgttggaaaatttcaGTGCACGAAGTTTTTCATGATATAGCTTTGTATTAACCGACAAGTGAGTTCAATAAGCTTGATGCATCTAGAGGAAGTGTAATTGCATGGCCTGTCAAATATATCAAGGTGAATTCGGCTGTCAATTGAGGTACATTAATACTCTCTAGTAATAATCCCGACTGTGCtcaatcttcattttttttcttttggttttgtgttctatTTTCTTGCTgggaaatgaaaagaaaatatgaggAGTTGATTGGCAATAAGAACAGGGGTttatttttgattgaaaattgtTGTTTATTTCCGCCTGAAAATGATGTAGGACAAGATttcagccaatttcaacaaagaatctcgaaaagaaagaagcgtctctacattaagaagaatgatttgaatattggaaattggtattcaaataggcttcttaatgatggaattaatcataaattactcttttggatatatcgggattctcgagcgaaatcttggttgggattccaaatatatgtttgcgtaatattttttaatatctaggattttatttccgatttttatttaattaggtttcctagttttaatatataataaattgttctttttgttttctagttgtattaggtttattctatgtgccctatataagacaCCTCTTCGATTGTAATTTGGATTTAAGTgatcaataaaaaaccaaatcttagagaagtttctctatttttcttacggctgtgcccgtaattgctagtggattctagctcatcttatatggctttcgacgcttgacggagcctcttactatcgtgttcacgcttcccgcatcatttggtatcagagcgggtatcgcccgctccttagcagacgacgatccaagggagaagttcactaccaccaacctcaacgacgctggtcatagagtatctatcaaagaaacttttgttgaagaggaacatgccaagggattcgccctaggacaacctcatcaatcctggaaaaaaaaaaaagagagagagagagagaaaaaaagaagaaacatggaacgttggatattcacaacgccggattacgacgacttccgaactacatgtatcaccaaagacaaggtatgctctgtaataattgacagtggtctacgagagaactttgtagcaaacaaagttgtggattattttcaattaccgacagtgaagctgagtgatccatactggattccatttggagaggatgaatatgcacaagtaacagaggtttgtaaagttcctgtctctatgggaaaattttataaagaagaggttacttgtcatgtgattgacatggacgacactaatgtgctttttggaagaccatggcatgaaagcgtcaaaggcggttattgcaaagacaacacatatttatttaggtgggagtcgcacaaaattaaaataaaatcctagatattaaaaaatattacgcaaacatatatttggaatcccaaccaagatttcgctcgagaatcccgatatatccaaaagagtaatttatgattaattctatcattaagaagcctatttgaataccaatttccaatattcaaatcattcttcttaatgtagagacgcttctttcttttcgagattctttgttgaaattggctgaaATCTTGTCCTACATAAGTAAATATAGTATGAGATGTTGTTATTCTCTGTTTGAATGAATCTGATAGCCTTTAGTAAATGTCGAACTTAATGACCCAAAAATTTCCAGTAGTTTAGCATCACTAGCATGGCTTTAGATGGTCTTACAAAATAGCTAGTGTAGTAGATTAGGTTCAAGGGTTCATTTGTCATACTAGAAGGCGCATTTTGATGTTCCAGGGATTATGAATTAATGGTGTGTTATCCCTGTAATACAGATTTGGTTAGATTGCAGTTTTCATTGTTGGCTAATTGTACTTGAGTCCGAATAATAAAAGTGTTATCgtttctcctaaaaaaaaaaattatatatatatatatgcaatgtgtgtttatttttcacttttatttGTGTGCAAATGGGCAGTGTGTTTGATAACATGTATAAAACAAATAGATAATCGACTAGTGACAGGTTTACATGTAATTTCTTAAATTCCTTAGTCACGGCCTCCTTTAGTTGGCACACCAAGTTTGATCACAATCTTCACGGCCATGGGGCACAACACGGCGCGGGCAGTTCAAGTGAGGACTGTTGAAGCCACTTGGGTTTTAACACTAGGCGTCCAAAAAGTGTCGATGTCTCACTGGCTTTGAACATTTTAGGTTCTCATTCCCGATACTCACTGTTAGTATTGAAGTATGAATAACTTCAGTATCAGAAAGACAGATGATCTGCACACCATTCATGATAGGACTGATTGCCAGCCAACCATGTAAATGATAGCATGCATCTatctcaccaccaccaccactcacACTTTTAGTCCGGAACTGAAATTTAACATTACATCTTTAGCCAACCATAAGCCATAAAATGAAGGACATGATTAAGAGTTGGAGAGCACAAATCTACACTAGTGTTTATTTCCAGGTGAAACTCAACTCTCAAACTCTCAAAGTAAATGGTCGAAAGAAATAATCCCGAAGAACAATCCTCAGTGCGTTTTCATTGTGAATATATGAGATAAAACCAAATACAGTACATAATCTTTCCTTTATGTTAATAGTAATGCTAATTGACACAATCAAGTTTTTCAGTGACTCATAAATGATATGGCCATAAGTGCCTACAACCGCAAGAGGGATGCCACATTTGTTAAACTACTTATCCACCCAACCCAAAGCAGTTCAGGTCATGTCCTTTCTTCTTGGATTGTGGCTTCGGGGATTGGATTGTTGGCAGTGTTGGTGCCAGTAGAGGAGTTCAATTGTAGAAATATTGTTGTGATACGGGTGGTCGGAATTGCTCTTCTTGTACGTGGTGCTTGTGCTAGTTTGATGTTGAGGGGAAAATGAAAATGGTATTGTTGAGCTCATTAACAGGATTGTATACAAATATCCGCATGCTAGTCCTGCGTGATGCAAGCTAAACCAAGAAAATACTGCACTATTATTATGATCGTTGTTGATTCTAAAATTCAGGTCAGCTCCACAATAAACAAGAGACAAAAATCATTGGGAGATCGTAATTATATTTGAGCAAAGATAAATATCACTATGGTACATATTTTATTGAACATAACAGGATTGTATACAAATATCCGCATGTTAGTCCTGCGTGCTGCAAGCTAAACCAAGAAAATATATACTGCACTATTTTTATGATCGATGTTGTTGATTCTAAAATTCAGGTCAGCTCCACAATAAACAAGAGACAAAAATCATTGGGAGATCGTAATTATATTTGAGCAAAGATAAATATCACTATGGTATATATTTTATTGAACATAACAATCAAGACTACATGTGACTTCAAATTGGCTTCAATAAAGGAGGGGATCAACGGAAAGCAAAACCATATACTACCAGATATTTTTAGGTGAAACTAAAGTGTCAGTGTAAAATGTCGAACCCCACCAAAAGCAATAATCCTGAAGAACAGTCCTCAATGTATTTTCCTTGGGATTATATAATGCCACCTCATCATACATATCATCCTCTTCCAAGATTATCAAAACTTCGTCATTCTCTAACATCCATTTAGGCTTCGGATAACATGTAAAACCCCCATGAAACATATCTGAAGGAATCTGTACAAGTTTAGTCCAAGATTTCTCGATCCCATATTCCTTCATCACCCATATTGTATAGGCAAAACCCACATTGTAATTATGATTGTGCCGATCGTGAACATACACAAAGAGACAATTTCCCATTGTCGTTCCAATTCCCACAGAGAGCTCATGATCACATTCTTTGTCGAAAATATTGGTTAATGTAGCGACTTCCTGAAATGTCTCTTTGGCTAGATCAAAAGAGATGATTCTTGAACAGATGTTTTGCGATGTTAAAGGACAACGTTTCTCACGATATTTAGTCTCCAACCAATGTAGAGTTCCGTTTACTAACCACCCGTTCCCAAACAATTCGTAATGCTTTTGGCATTCAACGAGTCTCCATGAACTCGTTTTCAGAGAGAAGATGGCAATTCGAGTTGGACTTGCACTTGCACTTGCACTTATATCAGGATCAGAATCTGTGAACTCTACTATGACCTTGTAATCTTGGGTGGTGGAATCATAACCAAATCCCGAAAAAGCTCCTACAAATACGCTTCCTAAAAGAGTCGGAAGAGTCGGTCCTGATAACCTGCATGCATCTCTAGTGCAAGGGTTCCATACGACCAAGTCGACGGAGCACAGATGAAGTTGTATAACTTCGTCGGTGGTATCTTCTTCCTCGGTGGTATCTTCGTGAGTATCTTCACAATATAGACATATCAAGCCATTGCAGGAACCTATAAGGCGGTAACTATATCGATTATCATCTTCTTTAACGCACATAGGGGCAACAAGTTTCCTAGGTGCAACAGGACCATCCTTGTTCAATAATGCTTCATAGTGTATGAATCGGGGTGGATCTAATCCATATAGGAACTTTAACCTGCTTCTATCTCCAACAGTGACCCTGGTGTGTTTGATGAGAAAATATGAACTGGATATTAAAGTACGCCATGACTTGCATACAAAACGAAATTGTCGTAGTGATTGGAAAGGAAGCCTAGACAGTGTCTCGACAAGAATTTCCGAGGGAAGGCTGCCGTCGAGGATCACCTCCATGTTAAGATTGGGTACTGGTATTATGGTGGTTGATTGCAGTCCTCTCTCATCGCTTTCATATATAGGCGTGGGAGTCTCGGACTTTTCTTAAGCGCCAAGTCTAATAATTGTGCGCGGTCGTAGTTTTCCTTTTTTGGTGAACAAGGGGCCTGAAAGGCCGGTTGTAGTTTCCTTAACCAGGTAGTATTCCCAGCCGAAAAAGGAGGAAAAAATATGTTTTATCAAGAGATTATTAAATGTTGATAATGGATACCAAATGCACAACTGAATCTCAATCTCAgagtatatatttgaaatttgaatggaGATCATAACAAGGTGTACACAATCTATCTATTTATTAGTTAGAGGCGGAGGCACATAGGAAAAACCCACCtcattttttcactttttttttttttttaataattgcTATGTGATAAACTTGTCATTAAATACATAATATTTCTTCTGCAACTATTCCTTCtacgtttttcttttcttgaaataAGTATAATAAATAGTTAATTTCTTAAGATTATCTAATTATTCTCTCATTGAAAGAAATtccaaaacaaataacaagAATTAAGATTAAACTCCTTTTGAATTTTACATTCCAATCCTGTCGAATGTTTTGAATTCCATTTCTTATTGGACTCTCTTTTTCATTTGGTTGGATTCTTAAATCTATGTAGAGTGGAGTCCTTGAGACACATCCATGTCGATTGTTACAACTAGCCAGCAGATTTTTATGAGAGCTTGTTCCTGTATGgagaacaatcaagaaagtaCCTAGTAACATAACAAAGACAGATTCCATCACCATGAAATATAAAGCAGAATTCGATATCCAGATAAGTTTTCTATCCTAACATAAAGCCATCGGTTACAGTTCTCCACGAAGTGGCTCAGACATTTCTTCAAGTGGAAGCGGATCAGAAGGGAAAACTATTGGCTGCAGATTATAGCCTTCCCCATAGCACTCCACATAACTCGCATCCTCCCTGTACCAGTTGGTACAATCCGCAAAGTCCAATGTCATATCCA belongs to Rosa chinensis cultivar Old Blush chromosome 4, RchiOBHm-V2, whole genome shotgun sequence and includes:
- the LOC112198688 gene encoding F-box/kelch-repeat protein At3g23880, translated to MEVILDGSLPSEILVETLSRLPFQSLRQFRFVCKSWRTLISSSYFLIKHTRVTVGDRSRLKFLYGLDPPRFIHYEALLNKDGPVAPRKLVAPMCVKEDDNRYSYRLIGSCNGLICLYCEDTHEDTTEEEDTTDEVIQLHLCSVDLVVWNPCTRDACRLSGPTLPTLLGSVFVGAFSGFGYDSTTQDYKVIVEFTDSDPDISASASASPTRIAIFSLKTSSWRLVECQKHYELFGNGWLVNGTLHWLETKYREKRCPLTSQNICSRIISFDLAKETFQEVATLTNIFDKECDHELSVGIGTTMGNCLFVYVHDRHNHNYNVGFAYTIWVMKEYGIEKSWTKLVQIPSDMFHGGFTCYPKPKWMLENDEVLIILEEDDMYDEVALYNPKENTLRTVLQDYCFWWGSTFYTDTLVSPKNIW